Proteins encoded in a region of the Candidatus Kryptobacter tengchongensis genome:
- a CDS encoding recombination protein RecA, producing MDPKREILEATLKELEKAFGKGVIMRLGEKGDLKIPVFSSGSLSIDIAVGCGGFPKGRFIEIYGPESSGKTTIALHAISSVQANGGTVAFIDAEHALDPIYAKNLGVDVDSLLISQPDYGEQALEIAEQLASTGAVDLIVIDSVAALVPKAEIEGDMGDMQIGLQARLMSQALRKLVSTISKTGTTIIFTNQLRQKVGVMFGSPETTTGGIALKFYASVRIDVRKIEIIKEGENPIGSRVKIKIAKNKVAPPFKEAEIDIIYGKGISYEGELIDTGIEYGVIKKSGSWLSYGDEKLGQGRDQAKSFLEEHKEIEREIEINIRKEAGIDTNVLTHDIVWSKREKGKSKQELEISEESEEKTGKKAKKKAE from the coding sequence ATGGATCCCAAAAGAGAAATCCTTGAAGCCACTTTAAAAGAGCTTGAGAAAGCTTTTGGTAAAGGTGTAATAATGAGACTTGGAGAAAAAGGAGATTTGAAAATTCCGGTATTTTCCTCTGGAAGTCTATCAATAGACATAGCTGTTGGTTGCGGTGGATTTCCAAAAGGAAGATTTATTGAAATATATGGTCCGGAATCATCTGGAAAGACAACGATAGCATTACATGCTATTTCTTCTGTTCAGGCAAATGGTGGAACTGTCGCTTTCATAGATGCTGAACATGCACTTGATCCAATATATGCCAAAAACCTCGGTGTTGATGTAGATTCACTTTTGATATCTCAACCAGATTACGGAGAACAGGCTCTTGAAATAGCGGAGCAATTAGCTTCAACAGGAGCAGTTGATCTGATAGTCATAGATTCTGTAGCCGCCTTAGTTCCCAAGGCGGAAATAGAAGGAGATATGGGAGATATGCAGATTGGACTTCAAGCAAGACTTATGTCTCAAGCTCTACGAAAACTCGTTTCAACTATAAGTAAAACAGGAACAACAATAATATTCACAAACCAGCTTAGACAAAAAGTAGGAGTAATGTTTGGTTCTCCTGAAACCACGACAGGAGGAATAGCTCTTAAGTTCTACGCTTCAGTAAGAATTGATGTCAGAAAGATAGAAATAATAAAAGAGGGAGAAAATCCAATCGGCTCCAGAGTAAAAATCAAAATAGCCAAAAACAAGGTAGCTCCACCATTCAAAGAAGCAGAGATCGACATAATATATGGTAAGGGCATAAGTTATGAAGGTGAACTTATAGATACAGGAATTGAATATGGAGTGATAAAGAAATCTGGCTCATGGCTATCATATGGTGATGAAAAACTTGGTCAGGGTAGAGATCAGGCAAAATCTTTCCTTGAGGAACACAAAGAGATAGAGAGAGAAATAGAGATAAACATAAGAAAGGAGGCGGGAATTGATACAAATGTACTCACACACGACATAGTATGGTCTAAAAGAGAAAAAGGTAAATCAAAACAAGAGTTAGAAATATCAGAAGAATCAGAAGAAAAAACGGGTAAGAAAGCTAAAAAGAAAGCAGAGTAA
- a CDS encoding Predicted AAA-ATPase: MRKKLPIGIQSFEKIRQDNFYYVDKTRFVRKLVDEGGGYYFLSRPRRFGKSLFLDTLKQAFLGKKELFEGLFLEKNWDWSKSYPVIHISFGQGVVRDVEELKKIIFSILLEHAENYQVELKEELLQRRFMELIMKISRKFNQKVVVLVDEYDKPILDRIEDKEKAIQIREELKNLYAVLKD, from the coding sequence GTGAGGAAGAAGCTACCAATAGGGATACAGAGTTTTGAGAAGATAAGGCAAGATAATTTTTACTATGTAGATAAGACACGCTTTGTAAGAAAACTTGTAGATGAAGGAGGAGGATACTATTTTCTTTCAAGACCAAGAAGATTTGGGAAATCGTTGTTTTTGGATACACTAAAGCAAGCTTTTCTGGGGAAAAAAGAACTTTTTGAAGGATTATTTCTTGAGAAGAATTGGGATTGGTCTAAGTCATATCCTGTGATACATATAAGTTTTGGGCAGGGGGTAGTAAGAGATGTAGAAGAGTTGAAGAAGATAATATTTTCAATACTGTTGGAGCATGCAGAGAATTATCAAGTTGAACTAAAGGAAGAATTACTTCAGCGAAGGTTTATGGAGCTTATAATGAAGATTTCAAGAAAGTTCAATCAGAAGGTAGTAGTTCTTGTAGATGAATATGATAAACCAATTTTGGATAGGATTGAGGACAAAGAGAAAGCCATACAAATCAGAGAAGAACTCAAAAACCTTTATGCTGTTTTGAAAGACT